The following is a genomic window from Solanum lycopersicum chromosome 6, SLM_r2.1.
CCAAGGAAATGATTAGAGTCAGTCTTAGCATCACATGCAGAGATATAGCTGGGGAGAACTGTGTCGAGGGTGATAAAGCGACAGTGCTATGGGCAGGTGCTATTCTAAAACATTACTAGTTTCCATCTCCATGttctttttaaagttaaaataccACTGTAATTTTGTATCTGCATGTGTATCATTTTAACATTTGCTTTTAGAACAGTATTTTTTGCTTATGTACCGAACACGGAAAAATAAGCCAGAAACACACCCTAAGAGAGCAGCTATACTTATAATGTGTAATTGAAGACCAAACTTACTCTTGATCTGATATGTGTATTGACCTGTCTTGATCTTTTTTAGGTGTTCTGAATGGTATCACCATGGAGgtacctccattgaaggaataTAGACATTCGTTCTCCTTGTATTTCCTGGTTCCAGGTGAGTACACACTTTTAGCTGCTGCTGTGATTGATGATGCTAATGAAATGCTCCGAGCCAGAGCAAGAGCTAATTCATGTGATGAGTCCATATTTTGTCGTGGGCCACCGTTCCATATCCGAGTGAATGGGACTATGTGATATCCTTATTGAAGTGTCCATAGTTTACTAAACCAGGTGAAACTTTCCAGCCTCAACTATTTGTAGAACTTGTTATTTGCACTTCGTATTTCTTGTAATTCCTCCTTATATAGAGGTCCATTTTGTTTAGGAGAAAACTGTATCACTCAGTTTCCAATTGATATACAATAGGATTCTACAGTGATTTGTAAAGCTATATTATTCAATGAAGAGCTGGACATTTATTCCTGCAATTTATAGCTTTATGATTTTGTTGCCTGTGGCTGTGACTGAGTTGCTTTAGCCTTAAAGTGGATATTTCTATGATGAACTGTTGACTAGTTGTTCGTTTTGTCCTTGTGGAATCGGGCACTAAAAAGTCTACGTGGTACCTTGAAatataaacaaaagaattatcccaaGGATCTACTGATTGCTTGCCCTCCCATATTTTTTGGCCAGATCCAAGTCTTGAAAAGAGAAATGAGCAgaagattttgcttcttctatTTGGTGTTCTGCTATTAGCCTTTCCCTGTTAGCTACTTCTTGTTTAGCACCAACTAGGACATTcaaatatgttttgattttttatagtTCGTTAACTGGGCATATCCTTTTTCTTATTACTACCTATTCCACTTATTTCTCCATCTACTTaagctttcttttattttgtggttttatacaCATTACCTCTTTCTTTTGCTTCGAATCtcctttgatttattttttttagacgTCTTgagttcttttatttattttctgattttgtttGCCAGGTCTTTGTTAATGTTCCtctgttttttattatttaattaaaggtTCTCAATGCCGGTGCTCTAAGATATAGGTAGTAGTCATTTGATGTTGCTGAGCTCAACTAGTAATAATTTGATCGAAAAAAGCTGGTTCAAAGATGCCTAATTTCAAAATCCCAACATGTTAGAAAAATATGTAAAGAAACCGCAGCCGTTGAACTTGATTAAGTTCAACAATTGAAAGAAACTCTTGACCTGACTGAACACTTATCAAATGGATCAATTCCCTTGGTATtcttattttaacaaaataacaaaCGTGTGACATTTTGTTCATTGCATTATTTCTTGAGGAAAACAAGAGTCATCTGTCAAGGTGCCCATCCATGTAGGTGGAATCATTCCAGTCTGTTCATGAACAGTCTTGAACAATGGTGGCAATGTTTTGTAGATGCCAGCAACTTCTTTTAGGGCACTTCCACCACCTTCTGCATTTGACTCAGACCCTCCATTTGTCCAAATGCTGATTTTGGGTTGTAGGCCTCGAATAGCTTCACCGTTAATCTTGGCAAGTTCTTGAAACATCCCACCACTGATCATTAAGTAATCCCTTAGAGCACCATAGTTTCCACCCAAAGATTCTAACAGAGTGCGCAAGTATGTGCCTTGAGCTTCTGCTAGAGCTTTCAGTCCTTCTGCTTCCTTCATCTTTGCATACAAATCGCCATCGATTATCTGTTTACGTCTGTAGAAATCAGCCTCTGCAGTTGCTTTCTGTGCCTCTGCTTCTTTCTCCTTTTCGTAGAGAAATGCTTCTGcttctttttgtttcttgtaGAGCTCCCAATTTGCTTCTTGCACCTTTTAGACCAATGAGGCATTAGAATCTTCAAAGttaggattattttttttgttaagttttaagctttatataaaaagtaacataataataattgtatccAATCTACTTTCATGTTAAACTACACAGATAGTGGGAattattgttgattttcttATATTAAAGATGTTACTTCCTCCATTCCAATTTATGgggtaagtttttcttttttagtccgttccaaaaaagaatgacaacttcttaaatttagatataatttaaCTTCAAGCATCTCATAAATCCCCTTAATTAGAAGCTTTCAGACTGTTttaagtttcaaaagtcttGCTATCACTCTAACGTTATGGTATGTTTATGATCACTTTCAAAAGTCAGTCTTCATATGTTTCTTAAACTGTGTCTATTCAAACTTCGTCATGAAGCATTGCCAATTTAAGTAGaggttaattattttatgttgtcaAAGGAGTCTAACCTTAGTTTCATATTCAACACTAGCTTTGCTCAAGAACTCAGCCTTAAGTTTCTCTGTCATGGCTAAAGCATTCATCCTCTCTACATCCTTTTGCAACTCAGCATCTCTTAAAGCCACTGCTTTCTCTGCCTCCACCTCTGCTACTTGTGCTTCTTTAGCCCACCCTGCTTTCTTCTTTGCCAACACTGCATTTGCTTCAGCAACTTCTGCTTCTCTCTGGTTTTCAAATACCTTCACTTCTGTCTTCACTTTTATCTCTTCTTTCTTCCCTTCTCCTTCCCTTTGTGTTGATATAATCCTTGTTTCTGCATCGATCTTAGCTGCGTTCTGTAGCGTTTGTCCTGATCTTAGCTTTGCCCCTATCTCCCCTTTCATTCTAGCTTCCGCCACGTCTATTTTAGCTTGGTTTGCAGCTTCCATTTGAGTCTTTTGACCTAAGTAGGAGAAATACTCGTGTCCTGGAACATCAACGAGTTGTTTGACGTTGGCATTGTAGATTAAGAGACCGAATTGGTTTAGTTCAAGTTGTACTTTCTGGAATACTTCTTGTTTGAACTGTTTGGTTCCTTTGAATATCTCTTCCATTGTCATTGATGCAGCAAGAACTCTAGTTTCTCCTTCAATGATACCTTGAAAAAAGGGGAATAGCCAAATTAATATGGCACCTGGTTTAGCCGCTAATGAAGTGGAGTGAAATCATGAAAGATCAGTATTCAAATATCAACAGC
Proteins encoded in this region:
- the LOC101249558 gene encoding flotillin-like protein 4, with the protein product MYRVAKASEYLVVTGVGINDINITKKAWILPGQSWTKFDVSPVNYTFEVQAMSAEKLPFILPAVFTVGPRLDDEASLLKYAKLISPHDKYSNHVNDLVQGIIEGETRVLAASMTMEEIFKGTKQFKQEVFQKVQLELNQFGLLIYNANVKQLVDVPGHEYFSYLGQKTQMEAANQAKIDVAEARMKGEIGAKLRSGQTLQNAAKIDAETRIISTQREGEGKKEEIKVKTEVKVFENQREAEVAEANAVLAKKKAGWAKEAQVAEVEAEKAVALRDAELQKDVERMNALAMTEKLKAEFLSKASVEYETKVQEANWELYKKQKEAEAFLYEKEKEAEAQKATAEADFYRRKQIIDGDLYAKMKEAEGLKALAEAQGTYLRTLLESLGGNYGALRDYLMISGGMFQELAKINGEAIRGLQPKISIWTNGGSESNAEGGGSALKEVAGIYKTLPPLFKTVHEQTGMIPPTWMGTLTDDSCFPQEIMQ